One Aegilops tauschii subsp. strangulata cultivar AL8/78 chromosome 7, Aet v6.0, whole genome shotgun sequence genomic window carries:
- the LOC109785240 gene encoding probable histone H2AXa: MAIAGSGRGKAKPAATAKSVSRSSKAGLQFPVGRVARYLKVGKYAQRVGAGAPVYLAAVLEYLAAETLELAGNAARDNKKNRIVPRHIQLAVRNDEELSRLLGSVTIAAGGVLPSIHTTLLPKKAGKGKGDIGSASQEF, translated from the exons ATGGCCATTGCCGGCAGTGGGAGGGGCAAGGCGAAGCCCGCAGCCACCGCGAAGTCCGTGTCCCGGTCGTCCAAGGCCGGCCTCCAGTTCCCCGTCGGCCGCGTCGCCAGGTACCTCAAGGTCGGCAAGTACGCGCAGCGCGTCGGCGCCGGCGCCCCCGTCTACCTCGCCGCCGTCCTTGAGTACCTCGCCGCAGAG ACCCTGGAGCTCGCCGGCAACGCGGCGCGGGACAACAAGAAGAACCGCATCGTGCCGCGCCACATCCAGCTGGCGGTGCGCAACgacgaggagctgagccgtctgcTGGGCTCGGTCACCATCGCCGCCGGCGGGGTGCTGCCCAGCATCCACACCACGCTGCTCCCCAAGAAGGCCGGCAAGGGCAAGGGCGACATCGGCTCCGCTTCCCAGGAGTTTTAG